Below is a genomic region from Ahaetulla prasina isolate Xishuangbanna chromosome 16, ASM2864084v1, whole genome shotgun sequence.
CAACGTGGTCAAATCCATAGAAATATTCACCCTATGAAGAAATTTCTTTCTGCAGCATAAAAcattggggattttttaaaaagagagggtggtggtggaggaggggaGGCTCGTGTCCACTAAAGTTGAACCCCTCCCCAAAACCCTAAGCGGCTGCAAAGAAGGGCgtctgggagggaaggaaaggcatACAGTACATTTGAGTTGAGGGCAGTGACTCTAGAGCGAAATCCGCTGAAAACCCAGCATTTTCAAGGGGCTTTCAAAATAAAATCCTTAACTCTGAAGCTTTTAGAAATATTTCTCAGCTCAGCCTTACAGCCGGGGAAGGAAAAATCTTTCTTCTTTCCAGGCAGGGACCTTTCCCTAATTTTCCACTTGAAACCTTTTTTCTCCCCCAACGCTCCCTCTTCCAAGTAGGCAGAACCAACTCGTGCCCCACCGAGACCCCCCAAAATCTCCCCTTTTCCCCCCATGCGGCATTCGCGCTCGTTCACGGTCCcacctttctccccccacccggtttttttgttttgttttttttttttaaaaaataccttcccctctttaaaaagaaaaaaaaaaagcaagacaatcAAAGAAGGCTTGGAacccagaaaacaaaacaaaacacaaaaccacACACCCCCTCCAACTCAAAAGCGCCGGGAAATCAAGAAACAAAGGAAAAGTTATGCGCCCGTCTTCCGCGTTCCTCGCTGCCCGAATCGTCTCGCCTCTGCTCGGCCGTCAGTCCGTCCGCTCGCTGTAAAAATTGAGCTCCGATCGCCCCGGGAAAGTCCGTGGTCCAATTTTAGAAAACATTCGCTCGGTTCGACGCCCACCCTCCCCAAAACCCTAAGCGGCTGCAAAGAAGGGCgtctgggagggaaggaaaggcatACAGTACATTTGAGTTGAGGGCAGTGACTCTAGAGCGAAATCCGCTGAAAACCCAGCATTTTCAAGGGGCTTTCAAAATAAAATCCTTAACTCTGAAGCTTTTAGAAATATTTCTCAGCTCAGCCTTACAGCCGGGGAAGGAAAAATCTTTCTTCTTTCCAGGCAGGGACCTTTCCCTAATTTTCCACTTGAAACCTTTTTTCTCCCCCAACGCTCCCTCTTCCAAGTAGGCAGAACCAACTCGTGCCCCACCGAGACCCCCCAAAATCTCCCCTTTTCCCCCCATGCGGCATTCGCGCTCGTTCACGGTCCcacctttctccccccacccggtttttttgttttgttttttttaaaaaaataccttcccctctttaaaaagaaaaaaaaaaagcaagacaatcAAAGAAGGCTTGGAacccagaaaacaaaacaaaacacaaaaccacACACCCCCTCCAACTCAAAAGCGCCGGGAAATCAAGAAACAAAGGAAAAGTTATTCGCCCGTCTTCCGCGTTCCTCGCTGCCCGAATCGTCTCGCCTCTGCTCGGCCGTCAGTCCGTCCGCTCGCTGTAAAAATTGAGCTCCGATGGCCCCGGGAAAGTCCGTGGTCCAATTTTAGAAAACATTCGCTCGGTTCGACGCCCACCCTCCCCAAAAATcttgcctccctcccctcccagtttcagcccagacCCCCGCCAGTCCAGTCTTTGTTTCAgggtctcccccccacccccaatcagtCCGTCCCCCCCACCGTCCCAAAAGGGGCCGAGCGGCGGGGAGAGCCCCGCAAAAGCCGACCCCGGCCGCTCTCAAAAGGCCACGATGGCCCGCGTCCAAGCCCCCAAGCTGGCCAGCGCCTGTTTGCCGCACAGCTGTCCGCTGGAGAGCTGCTCCGAGTCCGACGGCGGCGCCGGCGGGGGCGGCCGGCTCACCAACCCGCTGAAGCTGGAGCCGAAGATAGAGATCAGGCTGGAGATGTTGGAAGCGTCCggcgaggaagaagaggaggaggaggaaggatgggagcaggcggaggaggaggaagaggaggaaggcgagGGCGCCTGTCCAACGGTGGGGAAGCCTTCGAAGCGGGCGCGCTTGGCACAGGAGGCGAAGGGCGAAGGCGCACCGGGCGGCGGAGGCGGCAAGAGCGGCGGATCCCCAGCGCCGCCCGCCGGCTCGTACTTGCGCTTGGCGCCCGGGCTGGGCGGAGGCAGCGGCGGTGGCGGCGACGGCGACGGCGGGCAGCAGCTGGCAGCGGAGGCCACGACGGCGGGGACGAGGCCGCCTGGCGGGCAGGGCGCGCAGCAGCAGTCCTGGTGTAGGTAGCCGTTCTCCACGGTGGTCACCACGTGCGTGTCCAGATCCAGCACGGTGGTGCGGCTCGAGCAGTGCGCCGCGGGCCCCGACGGCGGAATCCCCGAGGGCGCGCACGAGACGCCGAACTCCGTTCCGACGCCTCCgctgccgcttcctcctcctcctcccgagcCCGACCCGGGGTAGCCGCGCGGCGGGTAGAAAGGCAGCGGCGAGTCCCGGCACACGCTCGCCGCGGCGGGCAGTCCCAAAGCGtcggcggcgggcggcggcggcggcggcaggagcAGCATCGACGGCGAGTCCGGCCTGGCCAGGGCGCAGCTCCGcagctggaggccctccggaccGGCGGCGACGGAGGCGGGCAGCGTCTGGAAGTCCGCGCCGGCCAGTTCGCCCAGCGGCGGGGGAGCGCAGACGGTGGGCGCGGGCGCCAAGGGCAGGGCGCCGCCGGCTCCGTCGAGGTAGAGCGGGTGAGGCGGCTGGCCGGGCAGGGCGCTGCTTTGGCGGCGGTAGAGCTCGGCGTAGCGCTCGCTCAGGTAGAGCTGCCGGGCGTTGCGGAGCACGTAGGAGACTAGCAGGTTCTTGTGCAGCTTCAGGCCGCCGCGCTGCGTGCGCGACATGTGGATCTTGCGCAGCGAGAGGCTGATCAGGCTCTGGGCGTCCAGCGCGCACTCCATCTTCCTCGGCGGCCGCTCAGCTTCGGCCGCCCGCCGGCGCCCGGGCCCGCATCCACACGCGGCGAGGCCGGCGCTGCCCGGGGCCACCGCTCCAACGGGAGCCGCGCCGGGCGGCGGGCAGACGGGCAGGATCGCCCGTGCCAGGCGCTTGATGCTCCCGCTCGGAAAAGGCAGCAATAGCAGCCGCCAACCCCACCCGATGCCCGGCACTGGCTAGTGGCTCGCCCGGCCGCCCGGCCCTCCCACTCTCGCCCGGCCGTCTGCGCTCGGCAGGGCCAGCACTAAGCGCGGCTTTGCCCAGCCCCCGCTATTTATACCCCCTCCCCGAGCCCGCCCCCGTCGCCCGGGACCTATTGGCGGCCACCTTGGCCTTGGATTGGCAGCCGCCGCCCGCCCACCTGGGCCTCGACCCGCCAATCCAGACGAGGCGGTTCCTTTGTGCTATTCAAATACCGAACGGGCTGACGCGGCTGGCTGGAGCGGGGAGCTCCGGAGAGGCCAGCCGAGAGGCGGGCGCCGGGCCAAGCCGGCCGGGCAGGGGGCGAGGGAGGCGGGCGGCTGCCAAGGCGGGCGGGCCAGGGGGGCTGCGAGCGTCTCCCGGGGGTGAAGGCGGCGGGGGCGGCCGGCGCCGCCTGGCACAGGTGAGCCTCCCTGGACCGGCTCGCCACGTGCGGGCCCGGGGAGGGGGTGTGGCGGGCGAGTGGGCGGGGCCTCGTGGATCCCCGCCTCCCCTGCTGCAGGTGCGGGGTCGTAGGGGCTGCCGCCGCCCCCAATCGGCCCTTCATTTAAATTTCTTTGCCTCCCAAATCGCCGATCTGGGGATTCCCAAATGCCCGGTGCTGAAATCCTGATTGCGCGCCTGCTCAGATGCGCATCGTCCgggtttgggagggggggagttttCTAGTCTCGGGGAGTtccgtaggatttcctgcttcttGGCTCTTTTCCCCCCTTGGATTTGCCTTGGCAACCAAAGGATTTTGACGGATTTGATGGGCTTCGTTTTAAAAAGGGCTTTGGAGCACAATTTCTCTGGTGGTCCCGTCACAATTTCAATGTTTATTTCAACTGGCCTTTTTTCTTGCCGTCCAGATAAATTTATGCTCAGGaacaaacatctggagcaccacttgaacaccatcagtagGGACAAACGCCACATCGGCCAGTTGCAAACGTCAGTTTGATTTAGCACGGCATACACCCTGTCTCTGTTTCTTTTGtcaggagctgaagaagcttcttggatgagtagtgaaacctcttccaagaaaaaccagaaagtccagttgcctcttgaaaaagcaccttcactCTATCCAACCACATCTGCCTATTTTAGGTCCATGGGAAGGACtccataggtggacaaaaatgccaaatccagcccgAACATCTGGCTGTGTGATGAAGCATAATTTATTATTTGAACACTcgccattgacaaattcaccatcagtcaattgcaaaaggcagctctatcagcaacagcttacatcctgcaaccgtATTTGTAACCCCATCAAAGAGCCATATCTTCCcatcccaggtctttgggaaaggctcaaaaatgccaaatccagtctaaacaactagctgactatgcaaccaaccataataatttattaaattgtatACTGCTGGTCCTGTCAATGATTCTGGGTCATTTGCTAAAAAGACTTGAgaatctttattaaaaaaaagaaacaaaaaaataacacaCCACCCTGATCCTATGGATAATGCAGAGAGCGCTGAGGCTGGCTTGTTAACCCCAGCAATTAATTGCAAGCCCCCGTGGAACTAATTTGCCCTTGTTTTATGTCAAACCGTGATTTTCTTCTGCAGCGTAAGGTGAAACAACTGTAGAAGGAAGgtttggacaaaacaaaacaaaaattctatATTTCTTTTAGGATCCAGTTAAAGGGGCAGCTTAGTCTGGCTGATCTTGGGAAAACTAAGCAGGGTTTAGGAGTCCTTTTGATGGGAGTTGGAtggggacctcagaggtcatctagtccaacctcccagaAATCTCAGACAACCAAGGAGACTGGGAAACAAAAAAAGGCTTtgagaaaagggaggggggggggaacccatcaGTTTtgagctgttgctgctgctgctgctggaacaGCCTAGTCTTGTCCTTCAAATCCCTAGAAAGTTCATCTTGATTCAAAAAGGAGATTTTATTTTCTGCTATATAATTAGTAAGCATTTAATGGGATTTGGGAAGGCGCTTTCAACTCGGATGGGTTGGGACTGAGCAGTTTGGAGTTCCCTGGCACTGTGGGAAAACAAATAACCTGTTAATATGTCGGATGACATCACCAATCTGAGAAATACATTACCGGTCTATGAAGGATACATATTTCTGATGGACCTCTGCTTGTGTTACGACTGTTACTGGAAACCACCCACAGCCGTCGTAACCTGTGATGGCTGTAAAACAGGTCAGTCACACAAAcaacctttttttgtgtgtggcggTCATAGCGTAAATCAATGGCCATTAAGCGAATCAGTGGTTTATGGTATTTCTGAAGACCGTTTTGAAATGACTGGGAGATGCTGATATTGGTTGTAAATGCTGCCAGATTGCAGAGCTCCTGAATAATGAACTTGTGACTTCACCAAGGCTTTCCTGTCTGAAAAGCCCACCAATGTCTTCCTTttggctcccagaattccccagccagcccaccAAGATGTCAgcacttctactcccagaattccccagccagcccgcTTTAAGAGGTCTggaatgctagctggggaatcctgggagttaaagtccacccatcttaaagttccaAAAGATTAAAGACTCCGAAGACTGCACAAAGTATATCCTTTACttataactattcatttagtgaccattccgagttacaatgacactgacaaAAAGCGACTTTTGGCTGTTGTTTTACACTtaaccaccattgcagcatctccgggGCCACGTGATCAtaattcttggcaactgactcatatttatgacggtcgaaatgtccgggtgtgtgtgtgtcatgtgatcctccttgatcagaagtggtattcaaccAGTTCGGAGAAACCGATGCCCCGGCTCCAAGTCGTACTATTTagacatgtttttgaggccaggcgcatgcgtgaAAGCCGTGCGAGCGAAGACCGGGTGCAGGAACCAGTGGTAAAGGTAAGAAACCCACTCCTCTTTTtgatgaccttttgacaagcaaagtcaatggggaagccagattcacttaagaaccatgttactcacttaacaaccgcagagactgactggcaagaaaggtcgtaaaatagggcaaaactcactgaactgttccgcctagcaatggaaatttcaggGTCGATTGTGCTCATAAGTCACACAATTGTGTCACAAGTTGCAATGCCTCTGTTGCGAAGATCgtacccttaaaaaaaaaaaattccccactaaaaaaacaacagccaaaCACTGCCCTTTATTGAAAAGTATTTTATTGGAATGAAACCTGTAAACAAATCTCTACTCAAACGGCGTGAAGGGCTCAGACAGAAAGCAGgcgggggaggtgggggagaatAATGAAAACCTGTAGAAGAATTTTCCCGCACGAATCCCCTCCCATGCTCAGCTCAGGAAGAGCCACGAAGTTGCAGAGAAAACATGTCAGGGGAGAATTAAATTTGCCTCAACGTGCATCCCAGCCCAAACCTGTTCAGTTATAATCCTGCCGGTCGGTTACCAGATTGCACGAAAGGAACCGGCGGAAGCAGCCCGGAGGACATGTCTCTCCCCGTTGTGCAAAAAGCCAGCCTTCTCCAAAACGAGCTGGAACCCAACACTGTGGAACCGGGGAAAAACAACCCACAGCGGGAACAACAATAAGACGGGGTTGTcacgaaggaaggaagagggggggtCCACCTCAAAGTTGGAGAAGGAGAGAGCCGGTTGCAAAGGAAGGCAGAGGAGGAAAACGGAGGCTGTCCGTTTCAGCAAAACAGAACGGTTCAGTTTTCGGCTGGCTGTTAACATCAACATAGCATAACTGGAGGATTgatttcacatttattttctgGTTTGTCGCACAGTCAGCCGGATGTTCCGATTGGATTTGGCGTTTTTTGTGCTTCCCAGAGTCCCGGGATAGGCAGACACTGAAGTTTTGTGAGGTTAGAGGTCTCATGGCGGGATGTCAGCTCTTCCCACTAaacctgccttttgcaattgactagtagcgaatttgtcaatgctgacAGTATTCATGTGTTCAAATAATAAATGATTATGGTTCATTGAACAGTCAGCAGGTATtttgactgggtttggcattttttgtCCCCCTGTTGagaccttcccaaggacctgggatgaaGAAATGTTAACCTTCGATGGTGTCAGAAGTCTCctcgcaggatggaagctgttccaaatCAAGCTGCCCTTTGCAAGTGACTGATGGTGAATGTGTCAATGCCAACTATGTTCAAGTAGTGATCCAATTCTTTCAGGGTTACGCCCGAGGTGcctattacttattattatttgttacatttatttgctCATTCTCTCACTGTGGGGCGACTCTAGCCAGTTTACaagtataaaaaaagagaaatgaaaaggaGTGTAAGcatagataaaggttcccctcgcacatatgtgctagtcgttcccgactctaggggggcgatgttcatctccgtttcaaagccgaagagccagcgctgtccgaagacgtctccctggtcatgtggccggcatggctcaatgccaagggcgcacggaatgctgttctcttcccaccaaagttggcccctatttttctccttgagtttttacgtgctttcgaactgctaagttggcagaagctgggacaagtcacgggagctcacgccgttatgcggcactagggatttgaactgccaaactgccaacctttcgatcgacaagctcagcatcttagccactgagcctgtGGCTAAGTGTAAGCATAGCAGTAATcgaagacaggtagtccttgacttacaactatttgtttaatgaccgttcgaagttgcaacagtacaaaaagtggcttatgaccggttttcacacttacgactgttgcagtgtccccatggtcaagtgatcaaaatttggatgcttggcaactgactcatatttatgacggttgcagtgtcctggggtcacgtgatcccctcttacgaccttctgacatgcaaaatcaatggagaagccagattcatttatcagccgtgttgctaacttaacaacttcagtgacttgcttaacaacggtggcaagaaaggtagcaaAACCCACtgaataactgtctcacttagcagcagaaatttgggactcaattgtggtcataagtcgagaatacCTGTAGGTCAAAGGGTTTAACTGACAGGGA
It encodes:
- the IER5L gene encoding immediate early response gene 5-like protein, which codes for MECALDAQSLISLSLRKIHMSRTQRGGLKLHKNLLVSYVLRNARQLYLSERYAELYRRQSSALPGQPPHPLYLDGAGGALPLAPAPTVCAPPPLGELAGADFQTLPASVAAGPEGLQLRSCALARPDSPSMLLLPPPPPPAADALGLPAAASVCRDSPLPFYPPRGYPGSGSGGGGGSGSGGVGTEFGVSCAPSGIPPSGPAAHCSSRTTVLDLDTHVVTTVENGYLHQDCCCAPCPPGGLVPAVVASAASCCPPSPSPPPPLPPPSPGAKRKYEPAGGAGDPPLLPPPPPGAPSPFASCAKRARFEGFPTVGQAPSPSSSSSSSACSHPSSSSSSSSPDASNISSLISIFGSSFSGLVSRPPPPAPPSDSEQLSSGQLCGKQALASLGAWTRAIVAF